The Betaproteobacteria bacterium genome includes a region encoding these proteins:
- a CDS encoding Hcp1 family type VI secretion system effector, with protein MAVDMFITLGSKIKGETQDKEFKAAGACDVLAWSWGMSNSGSFHAGGGGGAGKANFQDVSFTKYVDKATPALMIAVAKGSHIDECKLTCRKAGEGQQKYIEVTMKKCLVSSVSTGGSGGEDRLTENVTLNFAEVTFEYFTQNEKGVTASGGKLAYDISKNADI; from the coding sequence ATGGCAGTCGACATGTTCATCACGCTGGGCTCGAAGATCAAGGGCGAAACCCAGGACAAGGAGTTCAAGGCCGCCGGTGCCTGCGATGTGCTGGCCTGGAGTTGGGGGATGTCGAATTCGGGCTCGTTCCACGCGGGCGGCGGCGGCGGTGCCGGGAAGGCCAACTTCCAGGACGTCTCGTTCACCAAGTATGTCGACAAGGCGACCCCGGCGCTCATGATCGCCGTGGCGAAGGGCTCGCACATCGACGAGTGCAAGCTCACCTGCCGCAAGGCCGGCGAAGGCCAGCAGAAGTACATCGAGGTCACGATGAAGAAATGCCTCGTGTCGTCCGTGTCCACCGGCGGCAGCGGCGGCGAGGACCGGTTGACCGAGAACGTCACCCTGAATTTCGCCGAAGTCACCTTCGAGTACTTCACGCAGAACGAGAAGGGCGTGACGGCCTCGGGCGGCAAGCTCGCCTATGACATCTCGAAGAACGCGGACATTTGA
- the tssC gene encoding type VI secretion system contractile sheath large subunit, which translates to MAEAQTQTQATTGEAQLDEFSALLNKEFKPRTDQAKDAVESAVRTLAAQALVDTKLVSSDAIKSIEAIIAAIDKKLTEQINMIIHNEDFQKLEGAWRGLNYLVNNTETDEQLKIRVMNISKAELGRTLKRYKGTAWDQSPIFKKTYEEEFGQFGGEPFGCFVGDYHFDHTPPDVELLGEMAKVCAASHSPFIAGSSPTVMQMESWRELANPRDLTKIFSSPEYAPWRSLRDSEDARYIGLAMPRFLSRTPYGAKTNPVEEFNFEEDVEGSQHDRYTWTNAAYAMAVNINRAFKMYGWCTRIRGVESGGAVENLPCHTFPTDDGGVDMKCPTEIAISDRREAELAKNGFMPLIHRKNSDFAAFIGAQSLQKPAEYSDPDATANANLAARLPYLFATCRFAHYLKCMVRDKIGSFKERSDMERWLSNWINQYVDGDPANSSETTKAQKPLAAAEVIVEEVEGNPGYYNSKFFLRPHYQLEGLTVSLRLVSKLPSVKGG; encoded by the coding sequence ATGGCTGAAGCTCAGACCCAGACCCAGGCGACAACCGGCGAAGCGCAGCTGGACGAGTTCTCCGCGCTGCTCAACAAGGAATTCAAGCCCAGGACCGATCAGGCCAAGGATGCGGTCGAGAGCGCGGTTCGCACCCTCGCCGCGCAGGCCCTGGTCGACACCAAGCTCGTCTCCAGCGACGCGATCAAGTCGATCGAAGCGATCATTGCGGCGATCGACAAGAAGCTGACCGAGCAGATCAACATGATCATCCATAACGAGGACTTCCAGAAGCTGGAAGGCGCATGGCGCGGACTCAACTACCTCGTCAACAATACCGAGACCGACGAGCAGTTGAAGATCCGCGTGATGAACATCTCCAAGGCGGAATTGGGGCGCACGCTCAAGCGCTACAAGGGCACGGCCTGGGATCAAAGCCCGATCTTCAAGAAAACCTACGAAGAGGAATTCGGGCAGTTCGGCGGCGAGCCGTTCGGCTGTTTCGTCGGCGACTACCACTTCGACCATACGCCGCCCGACGTCGAGCTGCTCGGCGAGATGGCCAAGGTGTGCGCGGCGTCGCACTCGCCGTTCATCGCCGGGTCCTCGCCCACCGTCATGCAGATGGAATCGTGGCGCGAGCTGGCCAACCCGCGCGACCTGACGAAGATCTTCAGCTCGCCCGAGTACGCACCGTGGCGCTCGCTGCGCGACTCGGAGGATGCGCGCTACATCGGGCTCGCCATGCCGAGGTTCCTGTCGCGCACGCCCTACGGAGCGAAGACCAACCCGGTCGAGGAGTTCAACTTCGAAGAGGACGTGGAAGGCTCGCAGCACGATCGCTACACCTGGACCAATGCGGCCTACGCCATGGCGGTGAACATCAACCGGGCCTTCAAGATGTACGGCTGGTGCACCCGCATCCGCGGCGTGGAATCGGGCGGTGCGGTCGAGAACCTGCCCTGCCACACCTTCCCCACCGACGATGGCGGCGTCGACATGAAGTGCCCGACGGAAATCGCGATCAGCGACCGGCGCGAAGCGGAGCTGGCGAAGAACGGCTTCATGCCGCTCATCCATCGCAAGAACTCCGATTTCGCGGCCTTCATCGGCGCGCAGTCGTTGCAGAAGCCCGCCGAATATTCCGATCCGGATGCAACGGCGAACGCCAATCTGGCGGCGCGCCTGCCTTATCTGTTCGCCACCTGCCGCTTCGCCCACTACCTGAAGTGCATGGTGCGCGACAAGATCGGCTCGTTCAAGGAGCGCTCCGACATGGAGCGCTGGCTGAGCAACTGGATCAACCAGTACGTCGACGGCGATCCGGCCAATTCGAGCGAGACCACCAAGGCGCAGAAGCCGCTGGCGGCCGCCGAAGTCATCGTGGAAGAGGTGGAGGGCAATCCGGGCTATTACAACTCGAAATTCTTCCTGCGGCCCCACTATCAGCTCGAGGGGCTCACGGTCTCGCTGCGACTGGTATCGAAGCTGCCCTCGGTGAAGGGCGGTTGA
- the tssB gene encoding type VI secretion system contractile sheath small subunit: MAQSSQKFIARNRAPRVQIEYDVELYGAEKKVQLPFVMGVMSDLSGKPTEPLPPVADRKFLAIDVDNFDERLKSMKPRVAFQVPNTLTGEGNISVDITFESMDDFSPAAVAKKVDALNKLLQARNELANLLTYMDGKTGAEELIAKVLHDPALLQSLAQAPKPEESGQA; this comes from the coding sequence ATGGCCCAGAGCAGCCAGAAGTTCATTGCCCGCAATCGTGCGCCGCGCGTGCAGATCGAGTACGACGTGGAGCTCTATGGTGCGGAGAAGAAGGTCCAGTTGCCGTTTGTCATGGGCGTCATGTCGGATCTCTCGGGGAAGCCCACCGAGCCGCTGCCGCCGGTGGCGGACCGCAAGTTTCTCGCGATCGACGTCGACAACTTCGACGAGCGGCTGAAGTCGATGAAGCCCAGGGTCGCCTTCCAGGTGCCCAACACCCTCACCGGCGAGGGCAACATCAGCGTCGACATCACCTTCGAGAGCATGGACGATTTCTCGCCGGCGGCGGTGGCGAAGAAGGTCGATGCGCTCAACAAGCTGCTGCAGGCGCGCAACGAGCTTGCCAATCTGCTCACGTACATGGACGGCAAGACCGGTGCCGAGGAGCTCATCGCCAAGGTGTTGCACGACCCCGCGCTGCTGCAGTCGCTTGCTCAAGCGCCCAAGCCCGAAGAGAGCGGCCAGGCCTAG
- the tssA gene encoding type VI secretion system protein TssA, giving the protein MLSDGDIEQLLAPVSAEAPAGDNLEYDAGFSELERAGAGKEERYSGGELIPAEEPEWRTVRELAVALFARTKDLRVAVQLAKAETALSGIAGLQAGMQLMRALLEQCWDEVHPKLEAEEDYDPVFRINALAAIDDPLGLLGLLRKTALVEARSVGSFTFRDLDVAEERATAAENATAPSLDLLKAALREAGSAEAGSRLGILQKVREDLRAVEAIFRSRASGGQSPDIEKLDTTLAHGIAFLETGVERAESGAGAGDADVMSSGPQAGAGGAGPGLGALRSREDVKRVLEQVCEYLEKVEPSNPAPLLIRRARRLLDRSFIDIIQDLAPDAFGQIEKLAGTEQGASQE; this is encoded by the coding sequence GTGCTCTCAGACGGAGATATCGAACAGCTGCTTGCTCCGGTAAGCGCGGAAGCTCCGGCTGGCGACAACCTCGAATACGACGCAGGCTTCTCCGAGCTGGAGCGCGCGGGCGCGGGCAAGGAAGAACGTTACTCGGGCGGGGAGCTCATCCCGGCAGAGGAGCCCGAATGGAGAACGGTGCGTGAGCTTGCCGTCGCGCTGTTCGCGCGAACGAAGGATTTGCGCGTCGCCGTACAGCTCGCCAAAGCGGAGACCGCGCTTTCCGGCATCGCCGGATTGCAGGCGGGCATGCAGCTGATGCGCGCGCTGCTGGAGCAATGTTGGGACGAGGTCCACCCCAAGCTGGAAGCGGAGGAGGACTACGACCCGGTGTTCCGCATCAACGCGCTCGCAGCCATCGACGATCCGCTCGGTCTGCTCGGCCTGTTGCGCAAGACCGCCCTGGTGGAGGCGCGCTCGGTCGGAAGCTTCACCTTCCGCGACCTGGATGTCGCCGAGGAGCGCGCCACGGCGGCGGAGAATGCAACCGCGCCGTCGCTCGATCTGCTGAAGGCGGCGTTGCGCGAGGCGGGTTCGGCCGAGGCCGGGTCGCGCCTCGGCATTCTGCAGAAGGTGCGCGAGGATCTGCGCGCCGTCGAAGCCATCTTCCGCAGCCGCGCATCCGGTGGCCAAAGCCCGGACATCGAAAAGCTCGACACCACCCTCGCTCATGGCATCGCGTTCCTGGAAACCGGAGTCGAGCGAGCCGAATCCGGCGCAGGAGCCGGCGATGCGGATGTCATGAGCTCGGGGCCGCAGGCCGGGGCGGGTGGCGCGGGTCCGGGCCTGGGTGCGTTGCGCAGCCGCGAGGACGTGAAGCGCGTGCTCGAGCAGGTGTGCGAATACCTGGAAAAGGTGGAGCCGAGCAATCCCGCGCCGCTGCTCATCCGGCGTGCGCGCCGCCTGCTCGATCGCAGCTTCATCGACATCATTCAGGACCTGGCCCCCGATGCCTTCGGACAGATCGAGAAGCTCGCCGGCACCGAGCAAGGGGCTTCGCAGGAATAG